In Chitinophaga nivalis, a single genomic region encodes these proteins:
- a CDS encoding NAD(P)/FAD-dependent oxidoreductase, with amino-acid sequence MKVDYIIVGQGIAGTMLSWFLLQQGRRVLVVDDGKVNSASRVAAGIINPVSGRRFEPAWLYDTIYPFAKKTYQELEQLLQVPVFTERELWSVFPSEQMRQAFITKTTGDAYTIMPDHLKYETFLDQPYGAAIVKGATVNLRALLPAYRRYLQEQESLLETHLELANLEVTPAGVQYGHISATKIIFCDGVATTGNPFFKDIKFLPNKGEVLLIKVPGLVTTDIIKKSITLVPQEESVFWAGSSFAWEYADDMPTGKQRDVLEKSLQQLLKVPYTVLNQLAAVRPSGNDRRPMAGFHPEYPAVGIFNGLGTKGCSLAPYMAAHLADVFAANALLMQEIDVNRYFNIRKG; translated from the coding sequence ATGAAAGTGGATTACATAATCGTAGGGCAGGGGATTGCCGGCACGATGCTGAGTTGGTTTTTATTACAACAGGGCAGGCGGGTGCTGGTAGTGGATGATGGAAAAGTGAACAGTGCTTCGCGGGTAGCGGCAGGTATTATTAATCCGGTATCGGGCCGGCGTTTTGAGCCGGCGTGGTTGTATGATACCATCTATCCTTTTGCGAAAAAAACGTATCAGGAGCTGGAGCAGTTGCTGCAGGTACCGGTGTTTACAGAAAGAGAACTATGGTCGGTATTTCCATCAGAACAGATGCGGCAGGCCTTTATCACCAAAACTACCGGTGATGCTTATACGATAATGCCCGATCACCTGAAATATGAAACATTCCTGGATCAGCCTTATGGCGCCGCTATCGTAAAGGGAGCTACCGTTAACCTGCGGGCATTGTTGCCGGCTTACCGCCGCTACCTGCAGGAGCAGGAATCGTTGCTGGAAACACACCTGGAACTGGCGAACCTGGAAGTAACGCCCGCCGGCGTACAATATGGGCATATCTCTGCCACAAAGATCATATTCTGTGATGGAGTGGCTACTACGGGAAATCCCTTTTTCAAAGACATTAAGTTTTTGCCCAATAAAGGAGAGGTACTTTTAATAAAAGTACCCGGACTGGTAACAACAGATATCATTAAAAAAAGTATTACGTTGGTACCGCAGGAAGAAAGTGTATTTTGGGCAGGCTCCTCCTTTGCATGGGAGTATGCCGATGATATGCCTACCGGAAAACAACGGGACGTGCTGGAGAAAAGCTTACAGCAGTTATTAAAGGTACCCTATACCGTACTGAACCAGTTGGCGGCAGTGCGGCCTTCCGGAAATGACCGGCGGCCGATGGCGGGCTTCCATCCGGAATATCCGGCAGTAGGCATTTTCAATGGATTAGGTACCAAAGGTTGTTCGCTGGCGCCTTATATGGCAGCACATCTGGCTGATGTGTTTGCTGCCAATGCCCTGCTGATGCAGGAAATAGACGTGAACCGATATTTTAACATTCGTAAGGGCTGA